Proteins encoded together in one Chitinophaga varians window:
- a CDS encoding 7TM diverse intracellular signaling domain-containing protein has product MRLLIRPAFYKFVCLLLLVTARWVPAWADTICISHNYPIQLAEYGQLEYLLDPAGDLTFKDVEHSPAFQKLPKQIPNFGLTKDAIWLRFTVKNSTQFPELMFNITYPILDLIDLYYPGPNGYEVIPGGELRPFKKRPVVHQNFVYNVSIPTGLSSTFYLRIQSREAILVPVYIGTAREIYSKLYNDDLLLSIYIGIILVMIFYNTFIFFSVKDWSYFYYIIYIACVGLAQICLHGFGYRFFWHENLYVTEQSVLWAGALSGISVLLFVQSFLHVREKAPWAYRTMNLFVIVYSSTIVLSLLGYFSVAYALIDFLAITGVSFILLFAIMQAVKHSRTAKIFVLAWTVFILAIICFVLKDVGIIPYNIFTSHIIVIGSAIEVILLSFALADKINTFKAEKEASQAIALEISKENEQLVREQNIILEAKVQERTEELQNSNHDLNVALTNLKDTQTRLVEKEKMASLGQLTAGIAHEINNPINFVTSNIKPLKLDIADLQELLNRYDRLADKTDIQSELKSIEQFKREIDIEYIHEEISSLIKGIEDGAARTAEIVKGLRTFSRLDESDVKSIDIHEGLDSTLVLLRNGIPPNVNIIKHYAELPKIECYAGKINQVFMNIFSNALNAIKSKKEQHNESITITTGQEDQFIVIRIKDTGIGMSEEVQQKIFDPFFTTKDVGEGTGLGLSIVFSIIEKHKGKIIVNSTPGEGAEFIIYLPLNITIHQS; this is encoded by the coding sequence ATGCGACTTCTGATCAGACCGGCATTTTACAAATTCGTATGCCTGTTACTGTTAGTAACGGCCCGCTGGGTGCCTGCCTGGGCAGATACCATCTGCATATCCCACAACTATCCCATCCAACTGGCTGAATACGGCCAGCTGGAATACCTGCTGGACCCGGCCGGCGACCTCACGTTCAAAGACGTGGAACACTCCCCCGCTTTCCAGAAGCTGCCAAAACAGATTCCTAATTTCGGGCTGACCAAGGACGCCATCTGGCTTCGCTTTACCGTCAAAAACAGCACCCAGTTTCCGGAGCTGATGTTCAATATCACCTATCCGATCCTGGACCTGATAGACCTATATTACCCTGGCCCCAACGGCTATGAGGTGATTCCGGGAGGGGAATTACGGCCCTTCAAAAAAAGACCGGTCGTACACCAGAACTTCGTGTATAATGTCAGTATTCCTACCGGCTTGTCCAGCACTTTTTATCTGCGTATACAAAGCCGGGAGGCCATCCTGGTGCCGGTGTACATCGGCACGGCCAGGGAGATATACAGCAAATTGTATAACGACGACCTGCTGCTCTCCATCTATATCGGTATCATCCTCGTTATGATATTCTACAATACCTTCATTTTCTTTTCCGTAAAAGACTGGAGTTATTTTTACTATATCATCTACATCGCCTGTGTGGGATTGGCGCAGATCTGCCTGCATGGTTTCGGGTACCGTTTCTTCTGGCATGAAAACCTGTACGTCACCGAGCAAAGTGTACTGTGGGCCGGCGCTCTGTCGGGCATCTCGGTACTGTTGTTTGTACAGAGCTTCCTCCACGTGCGGGAAAAAGCACCCTGGGCCTACCGGACCATGAACCTGTTTGTGATTGTATATTCGAGCACCATCGTACTGTCGCTGCTAGGGTATTTCTCCGTCGCGTATGCCCTGATAGATTTCCTGGCCATTACCGGCGTCAGCTTCATTTTGCTGTTTGCCATCATGCAGGCCGTGAAACATTCCCGCACTGCTAAAATATTTGTACTGGCGTGGACAGTGTTCATTCTCGCCATTATCTGTTTTGTATTGAAGGATGTGGGCATCATCCCCTATAATATCTTCACCAGCCATATTATCGTAATAGGGTCCGCGATAGAGGTCATACTGCTGTCCTTTGCCCTGGCAGACAAAATCAACACCTTTAAAGCCGAAAAAGAAGCATCACAGGCCATCGCCCTGGAGATATCCAAAGAAAACGAACAACTGGTAAGAGAACAAAATATCATCCTGGAAGCCAAAGTACAGGAACGCACGGAGGAACTGCAAAACAGTAACCACGACCTCAATGTGGCCCTTACCAACCTGAAAGACACCCAGACAAGGCTGGTGGAAAAGGAAAAAATGGCGTCCCTCGGTCAGCTGACCGCCGGTATTGCCCATGAAATCAATAACCCGATCAACTTTGTCACCTCTAATATCAAGCCGCTGAAACTTGATATTGCCGACCTGCAGGAGCTGCTTAACCGCTACGACAGGCTGGCCGACAAAACCGATATCCAAAGTGAGCTGAAGTCCATCGAACAATTCAAGCGGGAAATTGATATTGAATATATCCATGAAGAAATATCTTCCCTGATCAAGGGCATCGAGGATGGCGCCGCCCGTACCGCAGAGATCGTGAAAGGGCTGCGTACTTTCAGCCGTCTGGACGAAAGCGATGTGAAGTCCATCGATATCCATGAGGGCCTGGACTCTACCCTTGTGCTCCTGCGCAATGGCATTCCGCCCAATGTTAACATCATTAAGCACTATGCGGAACTGCCTAAAATTGAATGTTACGCCGGTAAGATCAACCAGGTGTTCATGAATATCTTCTCCAACGCCCTGAATGCGATCAAAAGCAAAAAAGAACAACACAACGAATCCATTACCATTACCACCGGCCAGGAAGACCAGTTTATCGTTATCCGGATCAAAGACACGGGGATTGGCATGTCGGAAGAGGTGCAACAGAAGATATTTGACCCCTTCTTTACCACCAAAGACGTAGGAGAAGGGACCGGCCTGGGGCTTTCTATCGTATTCAGCATCATAGAGAAACATAAGGGTAAAATCATCGTAAATTCCACCCCCGGGGAAGGAGCGGAATTTATTATATATTTACCTCTCAACATCACGATTCATCAATCATAA
- a CDS encoding ThiF family adenylyltransferase — MNNVLVDAIATSQQRSLERKVEFFRLKDPAQLDALTQLLVRQPGIRVFDEIQSQLAELIRLQHPTERLSDAALAKKVAAHLGNTSPAAYGVWVYYPWSGYVVHILDEAEFIQLRTSRNQHKITEAERKILQTKKIGVIGLSVGQSVAMALAIERLCGELRIADFDRLDLSNMNRIRTGVHNVGILKTVLVAREIAEIDPFLTVHCYDNGISDENIDAFLTTGGPLDILVEECDGLDIKVLARQRARSMQIPVVMDTSDRGMVDVERFDLQPDLPILHGRIPEDITAPQIRNMQGPERMELVDRIVNFNAMSTKMQASLAEIGKTITTWPQLASAVMLGGAAIAHVCREIGLKREVASGRYYVDLEQIFNHDK; from the coding sequence ATGAACAACGTACTAGTAGATGCTATTGCAACGAGCCAACAGAGATCATTAGAAAGGAAAGTAGAGTTTTTCAGGTTAAAGGACCCCGCACAGCTGGACGCCCTTACCCAGTTGCTCGTCCGGCAACCCGGTATCCGTGTCTTCGACGAGATACAGTCGCAGCTGGCAGAGCTTATCCGCCTTCAACATCCAACAGAAAGGTTATCTGACGCCGCCCTTGCCAAAAAGGTGGCCGCCCACCTGGGCAACACGTCCCCAGCCGCGTATGGTGTATGGGTATACTACCCCTGGTCCGGCTATGTGGTGCATATTCTCGACGAAGCTGAATTTATACAGCTGCGCACCAGCCGCAATCAACATAAAATCACAGAAGCAGAGAGAAAAATCCTGCAGACCAAAAAAATTGGCGTTATCGGCCTTTCCGTTGGACAGTCCGTTGCCATGGCACTGGCCATCGAAAGGCTCTGCGGAGAACTTCGTATAGCCGACTTTGACCGGCTGGACCTCAGCAATATGAACCGTATCCGGACAGGCGTTCATAATGTGGGCATCCTGAAAACAGTGTTGGTGGCCCGGGAAATCGCCGAAATTGATCCTTTTTTAACGGTCCATTGTTATGATAATGGTATTTCTGATGAAAACATAGACGCTTTTCTGACCACAGGCGGCCCGCTCGACATACTCGTGGAAGAATGTGACGGCCTGGATATCAAGGTGCTGGCCCGTCAGCGTGCCAGGTCCATGCAGATACCGGTAGTGATGGACACCAGCGACCGGGGCATGGTGGATGTAGAGCGGTTTGATCTCCAGCCTGATTTACCTATATTGCATGGACGGATACCGGAAGACATCACCGCCCCCCAGATACGAAACATGCAGGGACCGGAAAGGATGGAACTGGTAGACCGTATTGTTAATTTCAATGCCATGTCAACCAAAATGCAGGCCTCTCTCGCTGAGATAGGCAAAACGATTACCACCTGGCCGCAGCTGGCTTCGGCCGTAATGCTGGGAGGCGCCGCTATCGCCCATGTGTGCCGGGAAATAGGGCTGAAAAGAGAGGTTGCCTCCGGCCGTTACTATGTAGACCTTGAACAGATTTTTAATCACGATAAATGA
- a CDS encoding superoxide dismutase, with protein sequence MNKREFIKLTSLAGVAALSGPLSSLAVPVTSAKTSSDDPKAPFVVPPLPYAYDALEPYIDKMTMELHHDKHHGAYVKNLNDAIKGTPFATLSLEEILHKVTTADKDKAVRNNGGGHYNHSLFWTLLSPKKTTPSEKLKAAINKDFGSFEKFQEKFNDAGKTQFGSGWAWLIAGPGKKLSVINTPNQDNPLMHNIVKEKGTPILALDVWEHAYYLKYQNKRPDYINAFWNIVNWDEVEKRYNNA encoded by the coding sequence ATGAACAAAAGAGAATTCATAAAGCTGACCAGCCTCGCTGGCGTAGCTGCGCTCAGCGGCCCCCTCAGCAGCCTGGCCGTGCCCGTTACTTCTGCGAAAACCAGCTCCGACGACCCGAAGGCCCCGTTTGTAGTGCCGCCACTGCCTTATGCTTATGACGCCCTGGAACCCTACATCGATAAAATGACGATGGAACTGCACCACGATAAACACCATGGCGCCTATGTAAAAAATCTTAACGACGCCATCAAAGGCACGCCCTTCGCCACCCTGTCGCTGGAAGAAATATTGCATAAGGTAACCACAGCTGATAAAGACAAAGCTGTCCGCAACAACGGCGGCGGCCATTACAATCACTCCCTGTTCTGGACCCTGCTGTCTCCTAAAAAAACAACTCCCTCCGAGAAACTGAAAGCTGCCATCAATAAAGACTTCGGCTCCTTTGAGAAATTCCAGGAGAAATTCAATGATGCCGGTAAAACACAATTTGGCTCAGGCTGGGCATGGCTGATAGCAGGCCCCGGCAAAAAATTGTCGGTGATCAACACCCCTAATCAGGACAACCCGCTCATGCATAACATCGTAAAGGAAAAAGGCACGCCTATCCTCGCGCTGGACGTATGGGAACACGCCTACTACCTGAAGTACCAAAACAAACGCCCGGATTATATCAACGCTTTCTGGAACATAGTGAACTGGGACGAGGTGGAAAAGCGTTATAACAACGCGTGA
- a CDS encoding ArnT family glycosyltransferase: protein MMKYLLIALVAALLFIPFLGAVHLFDWDEINFAEAAREMIVSHNYSQVQIDFRPFWEKPPLFIWMQAGSMLLFGVNDFAARLPNAIIGIATLLTLFGVGKKLADEKMGMWWALVYAGSWLPHFYFKSGIIDPTFNYFIFLAVYFAYRIAYSNRSYRMAMLSGFFLGLAVLTKGPVAILVSMLTLLVYWLWNKFRIGIKLAHLGLIALFASVTTLLWFGYEILAHGWWFVNEFVTYQVRLLTTEDAGHGGPFFYHWVVLLIGCFPASIFLFSYIRGRRKTIYRQPAAAEQKDFTVWMWILFWVVLVLFSIVKTKIVHYSSLCYFPLSYLAAYQVYKLSSGKLRLRGWNIALLCVTGILLGIAIALLPLVGVYKDMIIPYIGDKFAAANLQAEVPWSVAETGYGIAYIILVVISVALLFKRKITNGLICLFVSTMVIIPVTVLHFVPKLERYSQGAAIDFFISLQGRDVYVKALGYHSYAQHYYTREQPHHNKNYPDTNWLLNGAIDKPAYFICRITDSEEFIHHPNLEVIGEKNGFVFMKRK, encoded by the coding sequence ATGATGAAATACCTGCTGATTGCACTTGTGGCTGCCCTGCTGTTTATACCTTTTCTGGGGGCTGTACACCTTTTTGACTGGGACGAGATAAACTTTGCCGAAGCAGCCCGGGAAATGATTGTAAGCCATAACTACAGTCAGGTCCAGATCGATTTCCGGCCCTTCTGGGAAAAACCGCCCCTGTTCATCTGGATGCAGGCGGGCAGCATGCTGCTTTTTGGCGTGAATGACTTCGCCGCCCGTCTTCCTAATGCGATCATCGGTATAGCCACCCTGCTGACGCTTTTTGGCGTCGGCAAAAAACTGGCGGATGAGAAAATGGGCATGTGGTGGGCCCTGGTATATGCAGGCTCCTGGCTGCCACACTTTTATTTCAAGTCTGGTATTATTGACCCTACCTTCAACTACTTTATTTTCCTGGCCGTCTATTTTGCGTACCGGATAGCCTACAGTAACCGGTCGTACCGCATGGCCATGCTGAGCGGCTTTTTCCTGGGTCTGGCAGTGCTCACCAAAGGGCCGGTGGCCATCCTCGTGTCCATGCTTACGCTGCTGGTATATTGGCTTTGGAACAAATTCCGCATTGGTATCAAACTGGCGCATCTCGGCCTTATTGCCCTTTTTGCGTCTGTCACTACCCTGTTGTGGTTTGGTTACGAGATCCTCGCCCATGGCTGGTGGTTTGTCAATGAATTTGTGACCTACCAGGTCCGGCTGCTCACCACTGAAGATGCCGGTCATGGCGGCCCGTTTTTCTACCACTGGGTAGTACTCCTGATTGGTTGTTTTCCTGCAAGCATCTTCCTGTTTTCGTATATCCGTGGCAGAAGAAAGACCATCTACCGGCAACCCGCAGCTGCCGAACAGAAGGATTTTACGGTGTGGATGTGGATATTATTCTGGGTGGTGCTGGTCCTGTTTTCCATTGTGAAAACCAAGATCGTGCATTATTCTTCCCTGTGTTATTTCCCGCTGTCCTATCTGGCAGCCTACCAGGTATATAAACTGTCTTCCGGCAAACTGCGCCTGCGTGGCTGGAACATTGCCCTGTTGTGCGTGACCGGAATTTTGCTGGGTATTGCGATTGCCCTGTTGCCGCTGGTAGGCGTGTACAAAGACATGATCATACCCTATATCGGCGATAAGTTTGCCGCGGCCAACCTGCAGGCTGAAGTACCCTGGTCTGTGGCAGAAACCGGCTACGGTATCGCCTATATTATATTGGTGGTCATCAGCGTTGCGTTACTGTTCAAGCGGAAAATCACCAACGGGCTGATATGCCTGTTTGTGAGCACTATGGTGATCATCCCGGTAACGGTACTGCATTTTGTACCGAAGCTGGAACGTTATTCCCAGGGCGCAGCCATCGACTTTTTTATTTCGCTGCAAGGCAGGGACGTGTATGTAAAAGCACTGGGCTATCACAGTTATGCCCAGCACTATTACACACGGGAACAGCCTCATCACAATAAAAACTATCCAGACACCAACTGGCTGCTGAACGGCGCTATCGACAAACCAGCGTATTTTATTTGCCGTATCACTGACAGTGAAGAGTTTATTCACCATCCCAATCTGGAAGTGATTGGGGAGAAGAACGGGTTTGTTTTTATGAAACGTAAATAG
- a CDS encoding phosphatase PAP2 family protein — protein sequence MKTLLTLFRKNAYFFLPFLLWLIVGGVMLATYSQRELFLGINGEHSSFGDVLVTGITYLGDGIMFGIILLLMLLMQKFRVFFIGLAVFLLAAVVVQVAKHYFNAPRPISYFGDEAASLVHTVKWVTVHSSCSFPSGHSAVAFAMFSFLSVWLRNKKLGFLFIVLALTAGYSRIYLAQHFFADVYVGSIVGTLSTIIVCGFFRFQDSATSPEVCPEAVMNANAA from the coding sequence TTGAAAACACTGTTAACACTGTTCAGAAAGAATGCTTATTTTTTTCTGCCCTTCCTACTGTGGCTCATAGTGGGGGGAGTAATGCTGGCAACCTACAGCCAACGTGAGTTATTTCTTGGCATCAACGGAGAGCACTCATCGTTTGGGGATGTGTTAGTTACCGGGATCACTTATCTCGGAGATGGTATTATGTTTGGCATTATCCTGTTGCTGATGCTGCTCATGCAGAAGTTCAGAGTATTTTTCATCGGTCTGGCAGTATTTCTGCTGGCAGCCGTAGTAGTACAGGTGGCTAAACATTATTTTAACGCGCCGAGGCCTATCAGCTATTTTGGTGATGAAGCCGCTTCACTGGTACATACCGTGAAATGGGTGACCGTACACAGCAGCTGCAGTTTCCCTTCAGGGCACTCTGCCGTGGCTTTTGCCATGTTCAGCTTCCTCTCTGTATGGCTGCGCAATAAAAAGCTGGGATTCCTGTTTATTGTATTAGCACTGACGGCAGGTTATTCCCGCATTTATCTGGCACAACACTTTTTTGCGGACGTATATGTAGGCAGTATCGTTGGCACTCTTAGCACCATTATTGTGTGTGGGTTCTTCAGGTTCCAGGACTCCGCCACTTCTCCGGAAGTATGTCCGGAAGCCGTGATGAACGCCAACGCGGCGTAA
- a CDS encoding LptF/LptG family permease produces MKKLDKLIIRTFLGPFVATFFVTLFVLVMQFLWKYVDDLVGKGLDTMVIVQLIAYTSATLVTLALPLAVLLSSIMTFGNLGESFELVALKSAGISLLRFIRPLMVVCSIIGVLAFLFANYVIPVANLQAKSLLYDITYSKPAFNIKAGVFYRDIPGYTIKVAQKDKDNQTIHQVMIFDHSAGGGSGDRIILAEKGQMVLTANKRFLYFILENGWRYEEKGNRGYSVPGDMIRFSFKKYSKAFDLSSFAFNRLNTDLFASNQQMLNIRQLDFAIDSLQKSQVVFAKTVNAYVTVRFPFFRWKDSAWAATAPPLKVKDFEEIIPEKSRHNALERAEQSVRETLSSLEAPTKEYSDKHGVILMHKVEWQRKFTLAAACVVMFLIGAPLGSIIRKGGLGTPLVFAVIFFVIFNIFFMIGEKMARSGVMFTWSGMWLSNIVLLPIAGFLIYKAMNDSNLFNKEFYFRIYQKIKKFLQKFKRNRFKTQPTI; encoded by the coding sequence GTGAAGAAACTCGATAAATTAATCATTAGAACATTTCTGGGCCCCTTTGTGGCGACCTTTTTTGTGACGCTTTTTGTACTGGTAATGCAGTTCCTCTGGAAATATGTAGACGACCTGGTAGGAAAAGGACTGGACACGATGGTGATCGTTCAACTGATCGCCTACACCAGCGCCACACTGGTAACCCTCGCCCTGCCCCTGGCCGTACTGCTGTCATCTATCATGACCTTCGGTAACCTGGGAGAAAGCTTTGAGCTGGTAGCCCTGAAATCGGCCGGTATTTCCCTGCTGCGTTTTATCCGCCCCCTCATGGTGGTGTGCAGCATCATCGGCGTCCTGGCTTTCCTGTTTGCCAACTACGTGATCCCCGTGGCCAACCTGCAGGCCAAATCCCTGCTTTACGACATCACCTATTCCAAGCCCGCCTTCAATATCAAGGCAGGCGTATTTTACCGCGACATCCCGGGGTATACCATCAAAGTGGCCCAGAAAGATAAAGACAACCAGACCATCCATCAGGTCATGATCTTTGATCACTCTGCCGGTGGCGGCAGCGGCGACAGGATCATTCTCGCCGAAAAAGGCCAGATGGTGCTTACCGCCAATAAACGTTTCCTGTACTTCATCCTCGAAAACGGCTGGAGATATGAAGAGAAAGGCAATCGCGGCTATTCCGTTCCGGGGGACATGATCCGTTTCAGCTTCAAAAAATACAGCAAGGCGTTTGACCTGAGCTCCTTTGCGTTTAACCGCCTCAATACTGACCTCTTTGCCTCCAACCAGCAGATGCTCAACATCCGGCAGCTGGACTTTGCCATAGACTCCCTGCAGAAATCACAGGTGGTTTTCGCTAAAACCGTCAATGCCTATGTGACAGTGCGTTTTCCTTTCTTCCGCTGGAAAGACTCCGCCTGGGCGGCTACCGCGCCGCCGCTGAAGGTGAAGGACTTTGAGGAAATCATTCCTGAAAAAAGCCGGCACAACGCGTTGGAGAGAGCGGAACAAAGCGTTCGCGAAACTTTAAGCTCCCTGGAGGCGCCGACTAAAGAATATTCTGACAAGCACGGCGTTATATTGATGCATAAAGTGGAATGGCAGCGCAAGTTCACCCTGGCGGCCGCCTGCGTGGTAATGTTCCTGATCGGGGCACCCCTGGGTTCCATTATCCGTAAAGGAGGTCTGGGCACCCCGCTGGTATTTGCCGTGATCTTCTTTGTGATCTTTAATATATTTTTCATGATCGGCGAAAAGATGGCCCGCAGCGGAGTGATGTTCACCTGGTCGGGCATGTGGCTGTCGAACATTGTCCTGTTGCCCATCGCCGGCTTTTTAATTTATAAAGCCATGAACGATTCCAACTTATTCAATAAAGAATTTTATTTTCGCATATATCAAAAAATAAAAAAGTTCTTACAAAAGTTTAAACGTAACAGGTTTAAAACGCAACCTACAATTTAA